The following is a genomic window from Sphingomonas sinipercae.
GGAAGGCAAGAAGCGCATGCGCGAATACGGTAGTGTCAGCATCCCCCAGGAAGCATTTATCGCCGCCCTTCGCATGGGCGATGAGGGTTGATGCGCGTTTTGGCCGAGGGGACGCGAGCGACGCGAAGCGCCGGGGGCGCTTTGCCAAAGCAAGCGCGGATGCGGGAGTATGGGAGTGTGAGCATCCCGCAGGAGGCGTTTATTGCTGCGTTGCGGATGGGCGACGAAGGCTGGCGCCTCCGCCACCCATCGCTTTACTCATCTTGAGGATGTTTCCTTCGTGGTCATTGACCCGAGCAAATTCCTGACGCGTCCCTTTATGTTTTCAAAGGTGACGTTCAAATGTTTCTTCGCAGCTTCCGTCAGCACTCCAGTGTGGCCGACCGCGTCCCTCGTAGGCTTGAACGCAATCGCAGCCTGCACCATCGGGTTAATCTTTCCATCTTTTGAAGGCGCACCTTCCGCACAGATAGAAAGTTCGTGCATCCCAAGATACGTCAGGTCGCCACCATCGCGACGAACGTCAAAGTTAATGTTCGCCTTCTCTTTGGAAGCAGTCTCGCGATCTCTGAACTTAGTGACCACCGGCTTCACATCGTCCGTGAGAGGCGACCCCGTTTCCGTAAGGTACTGACGGACCAGATTTTCGGAGAGGAAGCAATCGACATAAGCTTCGACGTTGTATTCGGCATCGGGCCGTAGGCCAGCGATCCAACCGTCGACCACATCGCCCTGCTCCTTAGGCAAGCCTTGCGTAAATTCTTCCTCAGCGGCTGACACGAGCCCCGAAGCACGCCTTTGTTTCTTCGTCTTGCGAGGGTTTTCGTCGTCACCTTCTTGCCCGCGCGCAATGCGAAATTCGTCCCACTGATCAATGACGCGTGGGACGGCTTCGCGGCGAAGGTAATCGATCAGTGCCGAGAAGTTCGGATCAGTCTCGACGATTCCTTCCCGACTACTCGTGAACGGACTATCGCCGTTCCCTTCCATCGCGTCAAAGTGAATTTGCCCATAAAGGTAGCTTTCAACAATGCGCTGTGTGGGAATGTGCCGAAGTACATTACGTTCGCGAAGTCTTCCATTAACGAAGAGGTCGACCGTAGCTCTGTTGTCCGCTCCACGTATGTTCAGATCACTGGGTTTACGGACAGTTGCGAGGTAGCCGACCACAGACAGCTTCGTTTCCGGAGCGACTGTCCACCTCAACACGTTTCCGCAGAGATCTAGAAAGTCGTCCGTATACTCGCCGATCTTCCAAACGAATTGCGTTGCTTCCGCCAGCCCCTTCAAGTCGTCAACAGAGATCGGCTTACCATTCACATGTATTTTGAACTCAGGATCAATGAGCGAAAAATGGAATGACAAAGCAAGCAGTTTACGAATCTGTTCTTCAGATGTTCTAAGTACCTCCCTAGCATTTTCGAACGCTAGTATTGTGCCGCGCTCATGGTTAGCCAGCAGGGCTTCGA
Proteins encoded in this region:
- a CDS encoding ATP-binding protein, which encodes MADESGFTFAISLSVLNHLGRNLYRNFITVLSEAISNAWDADARNVWIDFDKDAAFLTIKDDGLGMSPEDFQKKFLKIGYSKRKDGGNKTERGRPFIGAKGIGKLALLSCAERVTVLTKQEGGSYTGGVIDNSGLDEAITDNLNPDEYPLETPDTDLVEALLANHERGTILAFENAREVLRTSEEQIRKLLALSFHFSLIDPEFKIHVNGKPISVDDLKGLAEATQFVWKIGEYTDDFLDLCGNVLRWTVAPETKLSVVGYLATVRKPSDLNIRGADNRATVDLFVNGRLRERNVLRHIPTQRIVESYLYGQIHFDAMEGNGDSPFTSSREGIVETDPNFSALIDYLRREAVPRVIDQWDEFRIARGQEGDDENPRKTKKQRRASGLVSAAEEEFTQGLPKEQGDVVDGWIAGLRPDAEYNVEAYVDCFLSENLVRQYLTETGSPLTDDVKPVVTKFRDRETASKEKANINFDVRRDGGDLTYLGMHELSICAEGAPSKDGKINPMVQAAIAFKPTRDAVGHTGVLTEAAKKHLNVTFENIKGRVRNLLGSMTTKETSSR